GCGGGTGATGATTTTACCTTTGCGCGAATGAACCCACACCAGCGCTTCATCTTCAATGCCCAGACGCGCGGCGTCGGCGGTATTGATTTGCGCATAGCCCGGTTCATCGGCCAGCGCGGCCAGCGCCGCACAGTTACCGGTCATTGAGCGGCAGGAGTAGTGGCCGACTTCGCGCACCGTCGACAGTACCATCGGGTACTCTTCGGTGAGTTTATCGATAGGCGCTACCCAGTCGCAGGTGAAGAACTGCGCCAGACCGTTGGGGGTATCGAACTTCTCTTTAAAGAGGTACGAGGTTCCCTGATCGGCATCTGACGTGTCGCGGCACGGCCACTGGATATACCCCAGCTCGCCCATTTTCTCGTAAGTGGCGCCGTAGAAATCCGGGCACAGATGACGCAACTCATCCCAGATCTCCTGGGTGTTGTTGTAGTGCATCGGATAGCCCATCCGGGTGGCGATTTCACTGATAATCTGCCAGTCGGTTTTCAGGTCCCACTTCGGCTCAACGGCTTTAAAGAAGCGCTGGAAGCCACGGTCAGCCGCAGAGAAGACGCCTTCATGCTCGCCCCATGAGGTAGAGGGTAAAATCACATCCGCCGCCGACGCGGTTTTGGTCATGAAGATATCCTGCACGATGACCAGTTCTAGATCCTCAAACGCTTTACGTACTGCAGAGAGTTCCGCATCGGTTTGCAGCGGATCTTCACCCATAATGTACGCCGCGCGCACTTCGCCATGCGCCGCACGGTGCGGCAGCTCGCTGATGCGATAGCCGGTATGCGCAGGCAGACTTTCTACGCCCCAGGCTTTAGCGAACTTCTCGCGGTTTTCCGGGAACTTAACGTACTGGTAGCCCGGATAAGTATCCGGCAGCGCGCCCATATCGCACGCGCCCTGAACGTTGTTCTGGCCGCGAACCGGGTTAACGCCCGCGCTTGGCTTGCCGAGGTTGCCGGTCAGCATCGCGAGGCTGGTCAGTGAACGCACGGTTTCCACACCCTGATAGAACTGGGTGACGCCCATACCCCACAAGATCGCTGCGCTTTTCGCGCTGGCATACATCCGCGCCGCCTGACGAATTTCCTGTGCGCTCACGCCAGTGATCTCTTCGACGGACTCCGGCGTATAGCTTTCGACAATCTTACTGTATTCTTCAAAACCTTCGGTACGGCTGGCGACAAACGCTTTGTCGTACAGGTTTTCTTCAATAATGACATGCCCCATGGCGTTGAGCAGCGCGATATTCGAGCCGTTTTTCAACGCGATATGCATGTCAGCAATGCGCGCGGTTTCAATTTTGCGCGGATCGCAGACGATAATTTTCGCCCCGTTGCGTTTAGCGTTAATCACATGATTCGCCACGATAGGGTGGGAATCCGCCGGGTTATACCCGAAGACGAACACTAAATCAGTGTTATCAATTTCATTGATAGCATTACTCATTGCGCCGTTACCGACCGATTGGTGCAGACCTGCAACCGATGGGCCGTGTCAGACGCGAGCGCAGCAGTCAACGTTATTGGTACCAATAACGGCGCGTGCGAATTTTTGCATTACATAGTTGGTTTCATTTCCGGTACCGCGAGAGGAGCCGGTTGTCTGGATTGCATCCGGACCGTACTTCGCTTTGATGGCGCTCAAACGTTCAGCGACGTAATTGAGCGCTTCATCCCAGGAAACAGATTCCAGTTTGCCGCCACGCTGGCGACGGATCATTGGGGTTTTCAGGCGCGGGGTCAGGATCTGGGTATCATTAATAAAATCCCAGCCGTAGTAGCCCTTCAGACACAGGGTACCCTGGTTGGTTTTCCCCTGCGCCGCCTCAGCCCGGACGATTTTGCCGTTATCGACCACCAGATTGATTTTGCAACCTGATGCGCAATACGGGCAAACCGTGACGACTTTTTTCATCGGTTTCGCTCCAGTTAATCAAATCGCGCATACGCGCTGTCGCCCTCAGTATGCATGTTTTATGCCACTTTTTTAGTATGGGCTTTCCCTGATATTACGGGCGAATTTTGCTCAAAACCCTGACGAAAAACAGGCTATCGTCAGTTTTGACGTGTCGAAAGAAAATGCCGCATGACATTTATTATGGGGAGAAACGCGGAGCGCAGGCCAGATAAGGCGGAGCCGCTATCCGGCAATCTGCTCTGCCTGAAGTGGAAATTATCCGGATGGATAGACTCAAGGCCAGGGAACGCTTTGAGACTAACGCCAGGATAGAACAGGCCGCGGCAGGCAGTTCCATACCGCGGCCCGGCTTCAGAGGAGGCTGAAAAGGATTATCGCGGCAAAAATAGCAGCAATAACGAGATATTTCAGCGCGTAATAGAGAGTGCGGTTTTTCTTTTTCAGACGTTGCCCGGCATCGCGTGCTGCGTGAACGTATTTAAAGATGCGATTAATCGCACCGGTGCGATCGTTCTCGTCGTTTGGCGAACTGGCGGCGGACATCAACGATGCGCCGACCCAGTGGTTTACGCTCTGCGCCCAGCGCCATTTCATTGGGCGCTCAATATCGCAAAAGAGGATAATACGCGTCTGCTCAGTTTTATTTTCCGCCCAATGAACGTAGGTTTCGTCGAAGATGACGGCTTTGCCGTCGCGCCAGCTATGGCGCTGTCGATCAACTTCAATAAAACAGCGGTCGTCATTCGGTGTGCTTAATCCAAGATGGTAACGTACTGAACCGGCATAGGGGTCGCGATGTTTTCCCAGATAGGCCCCGGGAGGCAACTCGGCGAACATCGCCGCTTTAATAGAGGGGATGCTGTTGACCAGCTTTGTCGTTATCGGGCATAACGTTTCCGCCGACGGGTGGGCATCGGAATACCATTTAAGGTAAAACCGTTTCCAGCCGCGCTTGAAAAAGGTATTGAATCCGGCGTCGTTATTGGCCTGCGCGGCTTTTATGTGATGCTGAAGCTGTAGTGCCTCTTCACGAATCACCTGCCAGTTTTCCGTCAGCTTCTGCAGCTCTGGAAATGCCGTGGTATCAAAGTACGGCTGCTTTGCCGGTAACGTTGAGAAGCGAGTCATGAACATATTGATCGGCGCCATAAACGTCGAGTGGTCAAAGAGCTGACGGGAAAGTTTTTGTTTTTCCACCCCGCGTGAATGCGCATAAATGACGCTGATAATAAAAATACCGATAATGATTGCTGCGAACATAACGTCACTGTCCTTCTAAGAAAACCTCATCCCGGGATTTTCAGGCAACCCTCCCGGTGATGCCAAAGAGAAAAGTGTAGTTCGTTGACAATAAATTTACATTTCTACAACTTAAAAGGGCCATTTTTGCTAAAGAAGCGAGTCAGCCCGTTTAACCTTTATCCAGGCTTGTCGACAGTAGAATTGAGATGACTCCGCTACTTCACCCGGTGATGGCTGATTACGTTATGCCTTATCTCCCGATGACGGCTGCCAGATCACAATGCTTTCGTAAACCGAAAATGACTTTGCTTGTAACCTTCGCGAAGATAAAAACGGTGTGCATCGCGGCGTTTAATATTTGTGGAAAGCTCCGTTAGCTCGGCGCCCGCCTGACGTGCTTCTTCTTCTGCCCAGGCCAGAAGCTGACTGCCAATTTTTTGTCCCCGCATCGGCGGTAATACCACCAGCTCCTGAATTTCGCCAATCCAGTTGGCATGATGGAGATGAAACTGCATATGCAGGCTGATCATGCCGACCACCTCTCCGTTGCGCAGCGCTAAACGATAATGAACGTTGGGGTCCAGTAAATTAGCGGCGAATCCATCCCTGAAAGCCTGATAATCAAGCTCATTTTTAAGTAACTCACAGATAAGCGCGTAAACAGAATCGGTATCCTCTGTTGTCGCGTGGCGTAATTCACAGACTGGCATAACGTCCTCCCGACGCCTCATCAGGATCAACCATCTTTCGCCAGACTGTAGCAAACTACCGTCATTATTTATTCTATGACAGTTAAACGGCGGATAACGTGCAGCCAAAGATCACTCTGATGGCAAGGGGGAGGGCGAGCCTCCCGGGGAGTTAGGTGGCAGGCTGATGTTTAACCACGTTAATCATCCACGGCACACCGAAACGATCGCTGACCTTGCCGAAACCCTGCGCCCAGAAGGTCTCCTGCCAGTCCATTTCGATTTGCCCTTGTGCGGCAAGGTTATCAAACCAGCGCTTCCCTTCTGCTACATCCTGGGTATCAAGCACCAGCGTAAAGCCGGAATAATGCGCCCTTCCCGACGCGCTGGCATCACTCATCATGATATCGCTGCCGGCAATGCGCATGTTGGCGTGGGCGATAGCTGTATCGGGAAAGCGCATTCCTGACGGGCAACCCTCTTCGTTATCCGCCGCCGAGGGGGGCATTTCACCGAAGCTGAGTTTATAAAGCAGTTCTGCGCCTAACGTTTGTTGATAATACGCGATGGCGTCGGCACAGTTGCCGGCAAAAGAGAGATAGGGACTTAACGGCATGATGGTTACCTCAGGTAAGAGATGCTCGTTAAGTGTAGTTCGAAATTGGCACAATATTGTCGGTGGCAGGGCCGCTCAGGCCCGGTAAGCAAGGCGCTACCGGGCAATGACACGGTAAATCAGTTCTTTTTCACGAACTCGGATTTCAGTTTCATCGGGCCAAAACCATCGATTTTGCAGTCGATGTTATGGTCGCCTTCAACCAGACGAATGTTCTTCACTTTGGTGCCGATTTTCAGCATGGAAGAGCTACCTTTTACTTTCAGATCTTTCACGATGGTGACGCTATCGCCGTCCGCCAGCAGGTTGCCGTTGGCGTCTTTGACAATCAGCTCATCGCTCTCCTGAGCGGGTTCCGCATCGTTCCATTCGTGAGCGCATTCCGGGCAGATGAACATGCCGTTATCTTCGTAGGTATATTCGGAGTTACATTGCGGGCAGTGGGGTAATGACATGTTGGTATCCTCAAAAAGTCAGCGGGGGCAAACGCGCCCAAAAATGGCAGATCGCCGAAAAAGGCCGCAATTATACACAAAATCCTTAGCGTTGTCGGGACTATTGCCGCTTTTATAAAAGGGTCTGCGCCACGCCAGTCAGCAATGGTTTACACTCGAATAACCGCTTTTTTACTGTCACCACAGCGCATTAGGGCGTCCTTATTTACACCTTTTGACCGAATTGACATATATGTGTGAAGTTGATCACATATTTAAACCCTGTTAGGGTAAAAAGGTCATTAACTGCCCATTCAGGCGTCAACAGGTTCGGTTGTACAGTCCGTAACCGGACAGTGTAAGTAAACCTGCTACGCTTGTATGAGGGATAGCGTTCGCGCCCCTCCCTCCGCTCGACGGCGACGCTGGCGCGGTATGCCAGTGCCCGCCGTATATAGCGCTACAGGGCTTAGCCTATGAGGACAGCTATGCTGAAAAGGAAAAAAATAAAACCGATTACACTGGGCGATGTGACCATCATTGATGATGGTAAACTTCGCAAAGCGATTACCGCCGCCTCGCTGGGCAACGCGATGGAGTGGTTTGATTTTGGTGTTTATGGATTTGTTGCCTACGCGTTGGGTAAAGTCTTTTTCCCCGGCGCCGATCCCAGCGTCCAGATGATTGCCGCGCTGGCCACGTTTTCCGTTCCCTTCCTGATTCGTCCGCTCGGCGGGTTATTCTTTGGTATGCTCGGCGATAAATACGGGCGCCAGAAGATCCTGGCGATCACGATTGTGATTATGTCGATCAGTACCTTCTGTATCGGGTTAATCCCCTCTTACGCGACGATCGGTATCTGGGCGCCAATACTGTTGTTGCTGTGTAAAATGGCGCAGGGCTTCTCGGTTGGCGGGGAATATACCGGCGCGTCGATCTTTGTCGCGGAATATTCGCCGGATCGTAAACGCGGATTTATGGGAAGCTGGCTGGATTTTGGTTCTATCGCCGGATTCGTGCTGGGCGCGGGCGTGGTGGTCTTGATCTCGACGATTGTCGGCGAGGAGAATTTCCTTGAGTGGGGCTGGCGTATTCCGTTCTTTATCGCCCTGCCATTGGGGATTATTGGTCTCTACTTACGCCATGCGCTGGAGGAGACGCCAGCGTTTCAGCAGCACGTGGATAAACTGGAGCAGGGCGACCGCGAAGGGTTGCAGGATGGGCCGAAAGTCTCCTTTAAAGAGATTGCCACCAAACACTGGCGTAGCCTGTTG
This DNA window, taken from Salmonella enterica subsp. enterica serovar Typhimurium str. LT2, encodes the following:
- the fdhF gene encoding formate dehydrogenase (similar to E. coli selenopolypeptide subunit of formate dehydrogenase H (AAD13462.1); Blastp hit to AAD13462.1 (715 aa), 97% identity in aa 1 - 714) is translated as MKKVVTVCPYCASGCKINLVVDNGKIVRAEAAQGKTNQGTLCLKGYYGWDFINDTQILTPRLKTPMIRRQRGGKLESVSWDEALNYVAERLSAIKAKYGPDAIQTTGSSRGTGNETNYVMQKFARAVIGTNNVDCCARVUHGPSVAGLHQSVGNGAMSNAINEIDNTDLVFVFGYNPADSHPIVANHVINAKRNGAKIIVCDPRKIETARIADMHIALKNGSNIALLNAMGHVIIEENLYDKAFVASRTEGFEEYSKIVESYTPESVEEITGVSAQEIRQAARMYASAKSAAILWGMGVTQFYQGVETVRSLTSLAMLTGNLGKPSAGVNPVRGQNNVQGACDMGALPDTYPGYQYVKFPENREKFAKAWGVESLPAHTGYRISELPHRAAHGEVRAAYIMGEDPLQTDAELSAVRKAFEDLELVIVQDIFMTKTASAADVILPSTSWGEHEGVFSAADRGFQRFFKAVEPKWDLKTDWQIISEIATRMGYPMHYNNTQEIWDELRHLCPDFYGATYEKMGELGYIQWPCRDTSDADQGTSYLFKEKFDTPNGLAQFFTCDWVAPIDKLTEEYPMVLSTVREVGHYSCRSMTGNCAALAALADEPGYAQINTADAARLGIEDEALVWVHSRKGKIITRAQVSDRPNKGAIYMTYQWWIGACNELVTENLSPITKTPEYKYCAVRVEPIADQRAAEQYVIDEYNKLKTRLRESAMG
- the lpxO gene encoding putative dioxygenase for synthesis of lipid (putative dioxygenase; LpxO (gi|9454389)), yielding MFAAIIIGIFIISVIYAHSRGVEKQKLSRQLFDHSTFMAPINMFMTRFSTLPAKQPYFDTTAFPELQKLTENWQVIREEALQLQHHIKAAQANNDAGFNTFFKRGWKRFYLKWYSDAHPSAETLCPITTKLVNSIPSIKAAMFAELPPGAYLGKHRDPYAGSVRYHLGLSTPNDDRCFIEVDRQRHSWRDGKAVIFDETYVHWAENKTEQTRIILFCDIERPMKWRWAQSVNHWVGASLMSAASSPNDENDRTGAINRIFKYVHAARDAGQRLKKKNRTLYYALKYLVIAAIFAAIILFSLL
- the phnO gene encoding putative regulator in phn operon (similar to E. coli putative regulator, phn operon (AAC77054.1); Blastp hit to AAC77054.1 (144 aa), 77% identity in aa 1 - 144); the protein is MILMRRREDVMPVCELRHATTEDTDSVYALICELLKNELDYQAFRDGFAANLLDPNVHYRLALRNGEVVGMISLHMQFHLHHANWIGEIQELVVLPPMRGQKIGSQLLAWAEEEARQAGAELTELSTNIKRRDAHRFYLREGYKQSHFRFTKAL
- the phnB gene encoding putative cytoplasmic protein (similar to E. coli orf, hypothetical protein (AAC77068.1); Blastp hit to AAC77068.1 (147 aa), 83% identity in aa 1 - 145); amino-acid sequence: MPLSPYLSFAGNCADAIAYYQQTLGAELLYKLSFGEMPPSAADNEEGCPSGMRFPDTAIAHANMRIAGSDIMMSDASASGRAHYSGFTLVLDTQDVAEGKRWFDNLAAQGQIEMDWQETFWAQGFGKVSDRFGVPWMINVVKHQPAT
- the phnA gene encoding putative alkylphosphonate uptake protein in phosphonate metabolism (similar to E. coli orf, hypothetical protein (AAC77069.1); Blastp hit to AAC77069.1 (111 aa), 96% identity in aa 1 - 111), with the protein product MSLPHCPQCNSEYTYEDNGMFICPECAHEWNDAEPAQESDELIVKDANGNLLADGDSVTIVKDLKVKGSSSMLKIGTKVKNIRLVEGDHNIDCKIDGFGPMKLKSEFVKKN
- the proP gene encoding MFS family low-affinity proline transporter (similar to E. coli low-affinity transport system; proline permease II (AAC77072.1); Blastp hit to AAC77072.1 (500 aa), 95% identity in aa 1 - 500) — translated: MLKRKKIKPITLGDVTIIDDGKLRKAITAASLGNAMEWFDFGVYGFVAYALGKVFFPGADPSVQMIAALATFSVPFLIRPLGGLFFGMLGDKYGRQKILAITIVIMSISTFCIGLIPSYATIGIWAPILLLLCKMAQGFSVGGEYTGASIFVAEYSPDRKRGFMGSWLDFGSIAGFVLGAGVVVLISTIVGEENFLEWGWRIPFFIALPLGIIGLYLRHALEETPAFQQHVDKLEQGDREGLQDGPKVSFKEIATKHWRSLLSCIGLVIATNVTYYMLLTYMPSYLSHNLHYSEDHGVLIIIAIMIGMLFVQPVMGLLSDRFGRRPFVIMGSIALFALAIPAFILINSNVIGLIFAGLLMLAVILNCFTGVMASTLPAMFPTHIRYSALAAAFNISVLIAGLTPTLAAWLVESSQDLMMPAYYLMVIAVIGLITGISMKETANRPLKGATPAASDIQEAKEILGEHYDNIEQKIDDIDQEIAELQVKRSRLVQQHPRIDE